The sequence GCCGCTCCCGGCATCCCGCACGAAAGGCACCCGCACATGCGCATCGGACTCATAGGCACGGGCCGTATCGGCGCGTTCCACGCCGCCACCCTCGCCGGCCTGCCCGCCGTGAGTGGCATCGTGCTGCACGACGCCGACGAACACTCCGCCCGCGCCGTGGCCGAAACCGTCGGCGCGCGGTTCGCGGGCGACATCGACGGTCTGCTCGGCGCCGGCCTCGACGGCGTGGTCATCGCCGCCCCGACGGCCTTCCACGCCGACCTCATCCTCGCCGCCCAGCGGGCGGGGCTGCCCACCTTCTGCGAGAAGCCGGTGGCGGGCACCCTGGAGGAGACCGACGCGGTGCTCGCCGCGGCCGCCGACGCCCCCGTCCCGCTCCAGATCGGCTTCCAACGCCGCTTCGACGCCGGTTATCTGGCCCTGCGCGAGGCGATCACCGCCGGCCGGCTCGGCTGGACCCACACCCTGCGCGCCTGCACCTCCGACCCGACGCCCCCGCACGCCGGCTACATCCCCGGCTCCGGCGGCATCTTCCGCGACTGCTCCGTGCACGACTACGACATCGTCCGCTGGGTCACCGGCCGCGAGGTCACCGAGGTCTACGCCACCGGCGCCAACCGCGGCGAGGACTTCTTCGCCGCGGCCGGCGACGTCGACACCGCCGTCACCCTGCTCACCCTGGACGACGGCACCCTCGCCACCTGCACCGCCACCCGCTACAACGGCGCCGGATACGACGTCCGGCTGGAAGTCTGCGGCTCCAAGGGCACGCTGGCCGCGGGCCTGACCGACCGGACGCCGGTGGTCTCGGCCGAGGGCGCCGACTGGCCCGCGGGCACGCCCTACGGCGGCTTCATGGAACGCTTCCAGGACGCCTACCGGGACGAACTCGCCGCGTTCACCGAGGTCGTGGCCGGCACCCGGCCGAGCCCGTGCACCGGGGACGACGCGCGCGCGGCGCTCGCCGTCGCCGAGGCCGCCACCCGCTCGCGCGAGCTGGGCCGCCCGGTCCTGATGGGCGCGGCCGGCTGAGCGGCTGACCGCACGCACCGCGACCGGACGGCGGCCGGGCCCGATCAGGGGCCCGGCCGCCGTCCGGTGTTCGGGCCCGCCTCCCGTGCCGTGCGCGATCACCGGCCGGCCGCGCACGGCACGGGAGGCGACGCCGTGCCGTGCGCGGGGGCGGACCGGGCGGCGGCGGGTGCCGACCACCCGTCAGACCGCCCGCAGCCGCAGCCTGAGGGTGCGGGCCTCCGGGCGCAGCGCGAACTCCGGCGCCACGTCGGGACCGCAGGCCCGCGAGCCGAGACCGTGCTGGGCGGCGTCCACGATCAGGTGGCTCGCCGTGCCGGCGGGCAGCTCGAAGGGGTGCCCGGCGCGGGCGATCTGCTGCGGGGTGTGCCGGCTCAGGCTGAAGCCGGGACGGCGTCCGCGCGTGTCGGGCAGCGCCGTGACGACCAGCACGCCGGTGCCGCCGCTGGTCAGCGTCAACTCCCGCAGGGCCGAGCGGTGTCCGCTCTCCTGGGGACGCGCGTACGGCACCCCCCACTCCGCGACACCCGCGGCGAACCGGCCGGTGCGGGCGGCACGCATGCTGTCCGGGTAGGACTCCAGCGGGCCGGTGCCGAACCACTCGGCGCCGTCCACCGGGTGCTCCCCGTCGGGCAGTTCGAGGTGGATGCCGATCCGCGGCCAGACCGTGGACCAGCCGCGCGACGGTGTCGCCTCCACCCGCAGTTCGAGCGCGTCGCCGTCCAGCGACCAGACGGACTCGACCGTCACCCACCGCCCCGAGTTCGCCGCCGAGACCCGGTCGACCGTGCGCAGCGCGCCGTCGGCGCACTCCACGGACATCCGCCGCGTGGTCAGCCGGTCGAGGCCGTCGCGGCGCCACAGCGCGGCGTGGGAGGCCCCGGCGACGTTCGCGTCGGCGTCCGGGTCGACCTCGGCGCCCTCGTCGTTGTCGGTGGGCGCCCGGAACAGCTCCAGCCGCGGGCCCGTGACGGGCCGGCCGGCCAGGCGCACCAGGGAGCCGCCGGCGAACTCGGCGACGCCGAGCGCCAGGGTGCCTTCGGCGGGCCGCCAGTCGCCGCGGGCCCGCGCGGCGGGCACGGGTCGGGGTGCGGAGCGGTCCAGTTGGGCGCTCGCGACCACATGGCCCGCATCGGCCCAGGCGGTCGCGGACGCAAGCACCGCGTCGACGGTGAACCAGGTCTCGGCGTCCGCCGCGACGGGTATCGGCGGCAGCGGCACCACGGCCGTGCCGCCCGCCGCCACCACCGGCGCCTCCAGCACGCCTTCGGCCGCCACCGCCCCGTCGTGCTCGACCCGCCAGCAAAGGCGCAGGTCGGAAGTGTCGGCCGAGTGGCGCTGGTTGGCGATCTCCACCACGCCGTCGGCGAAGGTGAACCGCACCGGCTGCACGACGGCCTTGAACTCGTGCAGGCTAGGCGTCGGCACGTCGTCGCTGAGCAGCATGCCGTCCATCACGAAGTTGCCGTCGTGCACGACCTCGCCGAAGTCGCCGCCGTAGGCGAAGAAGGGCGTGCCGTCGGGGGCGGTGGCGGCGATGCCGTGGTCGCGCCACTCCCACACGAAGCCGCCGTGCAGCCGCGGGTGGGTGCGCGTCAGCTCCTCGTACGCGTCGAGCCCGCCGGGTCCGTTGCCCATCGCGTGGGCGTACTCGCACAGCACGAACGGCTTGGTGCGCTGCCGGGCGCCCTGCGCGGGGGTGCAGCCGAGCAGGGGCGCGCGCGAGCCGTCGGTACCGATCTGCTCGCTCTCGCGCACCGAGGCGTACATCCGCGAGTAGACGTCGGTGTAGGCGCCGGTGTAGTCGCCCTCGTAGTGCACCGGCCGGCCGCTGTCGCGGGCGTGCACCCACGCGGACATGGCGGCGAGGTTGTCGCCGGTGCCCGCCTCGTTGCCGAGGGACCACATGACGATGCTGGGGTGGTTCTTGTCGCGCTCGACGGTGCGCTCGACGCGGTCGAGGTACGCCTCGCGCCAGGCCGGGTCATCACTGGGGTTTCCGGTCCAGCCCACCGCGTCGAAGCCGTGGGTCTCCAGGTCGCATTCGAGCACGACCCAGAAGCCGAGTTCGTCGGCGAGGTCGAGCAGCCGGGGGTGCGGCGGGTAGTGGCTGGTGCGGATCGCGTTCACGTTGAACCGCTTCATCCGGGCCAGGTCGGCACGGGCGTGCTCCTCGTCGAAGACCCGGCCGCGCTCGGGGTGGGCCTCGTGGCGGTTCATGCCGTGGAAGACCACCCGGCGGCCGTTGACGAGGAAGCGGTCGCCGCGGATCTCGACCGTGCGGAAGCCCAGCCGCACGGTGACCGTCTCGGCGGCGCTGGTCACCGTCGCCTCGTACAGCCGCGGTTGCTCGGCCGTCCAGGGCTGCACCGCACCCGCGTCCAGCGGCGCGACGTCGGCCGGGGTGGCCCAGACCTCCTCGATGCCGATTTCGGGCACCCGCAGGGTGATCGGGAAGGCTGCCGGGTCCGCGGTGATCTCGGGGTCGATGGCGCCCCGGCCGGCCGCGAAGCCGGTCCGCAGCCAGACGTCCTCGATGCCGCCGGCCGGGCGGGCGTGCAGGGTGACGTCGCGGAAGATGCCCGGCAGCCACCACTGGTCCTGGTCCTCGACGTAGCTGGCCGCCGACCACTGGTGCACCCGCACCGCCACGACGTTGTCGCCCGGCCGCACGGCCGCGGTCACGTCGAACTCGTGGGCCAGCCGGCTGCCGCTCGCGGCGCCGATCTCCTCGCCGTTCACCCAGACCCGGAACAGCGACTCGACCCCGTCGAACCGCAGCACCACCCGCTCGGCGCCGGCCCACTCGGCCGGCACCGTGAAGCGGCGGCGGTAGTCGCCGGTCGGGTTCTCGTCCGGCACGTGGGGCGGGTCGATCGGGAACGGGAACTGCACGTTGGTGTAGTGCGGCCGCCCGTAGGCCCCGTCGCCCTGGAGCACCCAGTGGGAGGGCACCGGGATGGTGTCCCAGCCGCCGTCGTCGAAGGCGCCGGCCGCGAAGTCCGCCGCGACCCGCGCGGTCGGCGACAGCCGGAACCGCCACGGCCCGTTCAGGCTCAGGGCCGGGGCGTCGGAGTGCAGCCAGGAGCGCGCGGGGCGCAGGGCACCGTGCCCCGGCGCGGGGTCGGCCACGTACGCGGTGTCTTCGGGGGCGGTGCGAGAGGAGGACACGGGTCACGACTCTTTCTCGTAAAGGGCTGTGCGGGGGGCTCCTTGCCGCTGCTTATCGCAGGACGACCGTGCGGATCTCCCAGCCGCCCAGGGTCAGGTCGAGGGCGCCGTCGGCCGGCTGGGCGGACAGCGGCCGGCCGAGCAGGTCGACGGTGACCGCCTCGGTGAACGCGCCCGTCACGCGGGCCCGGGCCCCGGTGTCGCTCATGGCGGTCAGCCGGACCTCGGTGCCGGTCCCGCCGTCCGCGGTGCCGACCCGGCGGACCGCCGAGACGAGCACGTCGGGGCCGTCGACCCGGATGCCCTCGGTGTCCGGGGGCAGGGCGCCGCCCGCGGGCGCGGTGCCGCGGGCCACCAGCACGTCGTTGCGGAAGAGTTCGGCCGCGCCGACCGCGCCGGCCGCCTGCCACCCGCCGGCCGAGGGCAGCACCGCGAGCCGGTGCGCGATCCGCAGCCCGAGGTCCTGCGCGCCCGGCGCGGGGATCTCGCTCGCCGCGGGCTCGTCGCGGTAGGGGTGGATGTTGACGCTGATCGAGCCGACCGCCCGCAGCAGGGTGACGGCGAGTTCCGTGCCGTCGCCGACGACCTCGTACTCCGCGGAGTGGTCGACCAGCACGGTGACCGGGCCGGCGGTGACGAACTGGCCGGCCGGGTAGGTCGGCAGCGGGTGCTCGCCCCAGCCGCCCTCGGCGGTGAGCCCGCGCGGGGTGACGGCGAACTGCCCGGCGGACGCGGAGCCGGTGACGGGCTCGGGCAGGGGTGCGTGGAAGCGCAGCCGGTGGTCGGCGGAGCGGTTGAGGAAGGACAGCGAGATCCGTACGAACGGCTCCCCGGCCCGCAGCTCCACCACGGTCTCGACCGGGGTCGCCACGGTCTGCGCGCTGCGCACGTCGCGGTCCTCGGTGAGGGCGGCGGGCCAGTGGTAGACCCGGGTGATCCTGGTGCGCGCCCGCAGCGGGC comes from Streptomyces sp. NBC_00448 and encodes:
- a CDS encoding Gfo/Idh/MocA family protein; this encodes MRIGLIGTGRIGAFHAATLAGLPAVSGIVLHDADEHSARAVAETVGARFAGDIDGLLGAGLDGVVIAAPTAFHADLILAAQRAGLPTFCEKPVAGTLEETDAVLAAAADAPVPLQIGFQRRFDAGYLALREAITAGRLGWTHTLRACTSDPTPPHAGYIPGSGGIFRDCSVHDYDIVRWVTGREVTEVYATGANRGEDFFAAAGDVDTAVTLLTLDDGTLATCTATRYNGAGYDVRLEVCGSKGTLAAGLTDRTPVVSAEGADWPAGTPYGGFMERFQDAYRDELAAFTEVVAGTRPSPCTGDDARAALAVAEAATRSRELGRPVLMGAAG
- a CDS encoding glycoside hydrolase family 2 TIM barrel-domain containing protein → MADPAPGHGALRPARSWLHSDAPALSLNGPWRFRLSPTARVAADFAAGAFDDGGWDTIPVPSHWVLQGDGAYGRPHYTNVQFPFPIDPPHVPDENPTGDYRRRFTVPAEWAGAERVVLRFDGVESLFRVWVNGEEIGAASGSRLAHEFDVTAAVRPGDNVVAVRVHQWSAASYVEDQDQWWLPGIFRDVTLHARPAGGIEDVWLRTGFAAGRGAIDPEITADPAAFPITLRVPEIGIEEVWATPADVAPLDAGAVQPWTAEQPRLYEATVTSAAETVTVRLGFRTVEIRGDRFLVNGRRVVFHGMNRHEAHPERGRVFDEEHARADLARMKRFNVNAIRTSHYPPHPRLLDLADELGFWVVLECDLETHGFDAVGWTGNPSDDPAWREAYLDRVERTVERDKNHPSIVMWSLGNEAGTGDNLAAMSAWVHARDSGRPVHYEGDYTGAYTDVYSRMYASVRESEQIGTDGSRAPLLGCTPAQGARQRTKPFVLCEYAHAMGNGPGGLDAYEELTRTHPRLHGGFVWEWRDHGIAATAPDGTPFFAYGGDFGEVVHDGNFVMDGMLLSDDVPTPSLHEFKAVVQPVRFTFADGVVEIANQRHSADTSDLRLCWRVEHDGAVAAEGVLEAPVVAAGGTAVVPLPPIPVAADAETWFTVDAVLASATAWADAGHVVASAQLDRSAPRPVPAARARGDWRPAEGTLALGVAEFAGGSLVRLAGRPVTGPRLELFRAPTDNDEGAEVDPDADANVAGASHAALWRRDGLDRLTTRRMSVECADGALRTVDRVSAANSGRWVTVESVWSLDGDALELRVEATPSRGWSTVWPRIGIHLELPDGEHPVDGAEWFGTGPLESYPDSMRAARTGRFAAGVAEWGVPYARPQESGHRSALRELTLTSGGTGVLVVTALPDTRGRRPGFSLSRHTPQQIARAGHPFELPAGTASHLIVDAAQHGLGSRACGPDVAPEFALRPEARTLRLRLRAV